The Imtechella halotolerans DNA window GTAAAATCTCTAACACAAAATGGCCATCAAGTATCCTATCGAGTAGAGGGTACTATATTAGAAGTCACACTTGCCTCACCCATTCAACCTGGAGATAAAGCAACTTTTGATATGGTATTTGAAGGTCAAGTCCCTGTACAAATACGAAGAAGTGGTCGTGATAGTCGCGATGGTATAGCCCTTTCCATGTCACAATGGTACCCAAAAATGGCAGAATATGATTTTGAAGGATGGCACATAGATCCTTATATCGCACGTGAGTTTCACGGTGTTTGGGGAAATTTTGATGTAAAAATAACCATTGATAAGAATTACATACTGGGAGGTACTGGATACCTTCAAAATGGAAATGAAATCGGATATGGATATCAGGACAAAGGTGTTAAGGTCAAAAAACACAAAGGAAAAACACTCACTTGGCATTTTATTGCTCCTCAAGTTCATGATTTTACATGGGCCGCCGACCCTGATTATATTCACGACACTTTGGAAACAGAAAGTGGTGTAACCCTTCACTTTTTATATCAAAAAGATGAAAAATACCGAGATGCCTGGACACGTGTTCAACCAAAGACAGCAGAACTTCTAGACTTTTTCAATAAAAACATTGGTCCTTATCCATGGAAACAATACTCAGTAATACAAGGTGGAGATGGTGGAATGGAATATGCCATGTGTACGCTAATTGCAGGAGGTGAGAATTTTGACAGCCTATTTGGAACAACTAATCACGAGTTAGCACATGCTTGGTTTCAACACCTATTGGCAACCAATGAATCTAAACATGCTTGGATGGATGAAGGTTTTACATCATTTATTTCTGATTTGGCTGAAAATATCATTTTAGAGAAAAATGAACCTAATCCTTTCAAAGGTTCATACTCCAGCTATTTACGCCTAGTAAAAAGTGGTCTAGAACAGCCAGCTACCACCCACTCAGACCGATACAAGTACAATAGTGCTTACTCTACCATGGCCTATAGCAAAGGCTCAGTATTTCTTTCACAACTTGGCTACATTATTGGGTTAGATAAACTAATGGAAACACTTCAAAAATACTATCAGGATTTCAAGTTTAAGCATCCTACTCCTAATGATTTTATACGTACAGCTGAAAAAGTATCAGGACTTCAACTAGGTTGGTACCTTAATGAGTTTATGCAAACCACGCATACCATTGATTATACAATTCAATCTGTAAGTGCCGAAGGTACTGGGACTAAAATAGTATTAGAGCGCAAGGGTGAAATGCCAATGCCTATTGATCTTTACATACTATATAATGATCAGACACAAGAGTCAATATACATTCCTCAGCGACTACAATTTGGTGAAAAAGAAAACCCGTATCCTCACATTCCTCGAACTGTTAAACCTAGTTGGGCATGGGCATATCCTACCTATGAAATTTATATTGAAAAACCATATTCAAGTATAAATGCCATCGCTATAGATCCTAGTGAACTCATGGCTGATGTTAACAGAGAAAATAACATATACAGTACACAAGACTAACAGACTCGAAAGATGCCTTAAAAACCGCCCGATGATGAATACTATTATCGGGCGGTTTTTGTTACTTTTACATCCATAATAAAACCAAATGAATTATAGATTCCCCAAGAAGGAAAGGCTTTGTAGTCAAAAAAATATTGAGCAACTTTTTGCTGAAGGGAAATCAGTTTCAAAATATCCACTTAAGCTTATTTATCTAGCTTCATCGTTGCCTGAAAATGTTCCCATTCAAGTAGGAGTTACAGTTCCAAAACGTACATTTAAAAAGGCCGTCATCCGCAATCGAATAAAAAGACTTTTAAGAGAGAGCTATCGATTACATAAACCCTTGTATTTTAACACCCTCGAAACTCCATATGCTTTTATGATTTTGTATCTTGGTAAAGAAATTCCTTCTTTTGATGAAATTCATTCCAGAATGGCTCAACTTTTGGAGGCTTTTAAGAATAAGGAAGGATTATAAATCACAACATATGAAATTTATTATGTATACCTGGCTTGCTATATTACCACTGGCTTGTGGAGGAAATAGCGATGATACCGTGCAAAATGCCATAACGTATGATGAATCTATAATCGAGCAAAAAAATATAGCACCTCCTGCACTTGAGAATAATCTGGGTAATCACTCGGTTACAGAACAAAAAATCATTCGTGATGCTTATTTGCGTTTTGAAACCCGTGATTTAAACAAGACATATCAAGAAACATTGGATTTAGTAAAAAAATACAATGGATATTTACAAAGTGACGAATCAGGAAAAGGATATCAAGAAATAAATAGAAGTCTGGTTATAAAAATCCCTAACACTCATTTTCAATCTATGATAGATGCTTTAAGCGGATCAGTTTCATATTTTGATACCAAGCGAATTTCTGCTAAAGATGTAACAGAAGAATTTGTCGATATCGAAGCTAGATTACTTGCGAAACGAACCCTTGAAGCGCGTTACATGGAATTACTTTCAAAAGCTCAGAATGTAAAAGATATTCTAGAAATTGAGCGTGAATTAGCCAATATACGTGAAGAAATTGAAGCACGTCAAGGTCGTCTTAATTATTTACAGTCCCAAGTGGCTTATAGTACAATTCGAATGGAATTTTACAAACGTGATGCCGAAACAGGTATTACTCAATCCTATGGTAATAAGATGTGGAATGCAATCAAAAGTGGTTTTAATGGAATATCATTATTCTTCTTAGGTATATTACACATTTGGCCATTTGTACTCTTTTTAGCTATTTTAGTTTGGTTTATCAGAAGAGCCTATTTAAAAAATAAAAAAGCTTCCTAAATGAAAAAAAAATTGATCATTGGTTTTACAGCTATAACCTTACTGTTAACTACGGTAGCCTACCGGTCGGATTTTTTTGAGATTGCTAAGCAGATAGAAATTTTCACTACATTATTCAAAGAATTGAACATGAATTATGTAGACGAAACCAATCCAGCTGCTTTAATGGACTCAGCAATTAAAAGCATGCTAAATGATCTCGACCCTTATACTGTGTACTTGAATGAGCAAGATGTTGAAGCCTATAAAATAAATCAGCGTGGAGAATATTCCGGTATTGGCGCTCTAGTTCGCAGTTATCCAGACAAAATTTTGATTGTAGAACCCTACAAAGGGTATCCAGCGGATAAAGCAGGTTTAAAAGCAGGAGATCAAATTATTAAAATTGGAGATATTACAATCGCCGATGTAAAAGAAGATGCAGATGAACTCTTAAAGGGAGCTTCAAATACAACTATTGAAATTGTTTATTTACGACAAAAAAAGCAGTACACTACCATTATTACACGTAGTGAAGTAGAAGTAGATGCTGTCCCATTCTATGGAAAAATAGATGATAAAACAGGATATATAGTTCTTACACGCTTTAATAATAAAGCATATAAACAAACTAAAGCTGCCTTAGAAGACCTAAAAAGTCAAGGAATTAGCCGTCTTATTCTCGACCTTAGAAACAATCCCGGAGGACTTTTAAATGAGGCCATAGATATAACAAATTTATTTATACCTAAAGGAGAGGTTATTGTCACAACCAAATCAAAAGTAAAAAAATTCAATCAAGTTTATAAAACACGAAATAATCCTGTTGATACTCAAATACCTCTTGCCGTATTGGTGAATGGTAGAAGTGCCTCTGCTAGTGAGATTGTATCTGGAGCTCTACAAGATTTGGATAGAGCGATAATTGTAGGCGCACGTAGTTTTGGAAAAGGATTGGTTCAAAGACCTTTAAAACTAACTTATGGAACTCAATTAAAGGTGACTATTTCTAGATATTATACACCTAGTGGTCGTTGTATTCAAGCCTTAGATTATCGCAACAGAGACGAACAAGGTAAAGCAATTCAGACTACAAATATTCATCAATTTAAAACGAAAAATGGTCGTGCAGTTTATGATGGAGGCGGTGTATTTCCTGATTTAGAAGTAGCTAATTCAAAAAGCAGTAGTTTCACAAATGCATTAAATAGCAGTCAGGTTATTTTTGATTTTGCAACGGATTACTATTATCGAAATTCAATTTCGTCAATTGATCAGTATAAATTAAGTGAATCTGATTTTAACGATTTTAAATCCTTTGTTAGCAATAGTACATTTTCCTATGAAACTCCAGCTGAGAAACTACTAAAACAGGCTAAATCAACTGAGGAGGCAAGTCAGTGGAGTGAGTCAATTCAAAATGATTATAAGGAACTATTAGAACACCTTCAAACTGATAAATTAACCGCTCTTGATACTTATAAGAGTGAATTAGTTGCTGATTTAAATGAAGAAATTCTTAAGCGTTATTTTTATCAAGAAGGATTGTTTACGTATAATCTTACTCATGATGAAACAGTAAAGGCAGCAGCAGCAATTTTAAATAATGATGCCCAATATAGAAACATGCTTCATTAAATCCCTTCATTTGTAAGTAGCATAGCTATGTGTGGAATTCCATCTTCTAAATAATCTGGTCCAAAAGCTTTGAAACCATGCGATTCATAAAAAGATTGGAGGTACTTCTGAGCGGAAATCTCAATATTGGATATTCCAAAATTATTATAAATTGCATTTATAGATTCTTTAATAATTTGATGGCCATACCCAAAACTTCTATGAATTTGTTTTACAGCCACCCTACCAATACTAGCATTATCAAAATAATCACCAGCCTTAAAAAGACGGGTATATGCTACAATTTCTCCTTCTTTTTCACCAAATAAGTGAAGTGCTTTATAATCCTTTCCATCAATATCTTGATAAATGCATGTCTGCTCAACTACAAAGACTTCGCTTCGTAATTGTAGTATTTCGTATAACTCCTGGTTAGATAATTCA harbors:
- a CDS encoding GNAT family N-acetyltransferase; amino-acid sequence: MTFYLKKFNELSNQELYEILQLRSEVFVVEQTCIYQDIDGKDYKALHLFGEKEGEIVAYTRLFKAGDYFDNASIGRVAVKQIHRSFGYGHQIIKESINAIYNNFGISNIEISAQKYLQSFYESHGFKAFGPDYLEDGIPHIAMLLTNEGI
- a CDS encoding DUF4349 domain-containing protein; protein product: MKFIMYTWLAILPLACGGNSDDTVQNAITYDESIIEQKNIAPPALENNLGNHSVTEQKIIRDAYLRFETRDLNKTYQETLDLVKKYNGYLQSDESGKGYQEINRSLVIKIPNTHFQSMIDALSGSVSYFDTKRISAKDVTEEFVDIEARLLAKRTLEARYMELLSKAQNVKDILEIERELANIREEIEARQGRLNYLQSQVAYSTIRMEFYKRDAETGITQSYGNKMWNAIKSGFNGISLFFLGILHIWPFVLFLAILVWFIRRAYLKNKKAS
- a CDS encoding M1 family metallopeptidase, producing MIKRILTKTLFLLGVTSLIAQGNHSYWQQHVDYTMSIDMDVTNYKYNGKQVLEYTNNSPDVLHKVFYHLHFNAFQPDSEMDARLQTIPDPDRRMAVNLGTRENPQYESRISKLTPSEIGFIDVKSLTQNGHQVSYRVEGTILEVTLASPIQPGDKATFDMVFEGQVPVQIRRSGRDSRDGIALSMSQWYPKMAEYDFEGWHIDPYIAREFHGVWGNFDVKITIDKNYILGGTGYLQNGNEIGYGYQDKGVKVKKHKGKTLTWHFIAPQVHDFTWAADPDYIHDTLETESGVTLHFLYQKDEKYRDAWTRVQPKTAELLDFFNKNIGPYPWKQYSVIQGGDGGMEYAMCTLIAGGENFDSLFGTTNHELAHAWFQHLLATNESKHAWMDEGFTSFISDLAENIILEKNEPNPFKGSYSSYLRLVKSGLEQPATTHSDRYKYNSAYSTMAYSKGSVFLSQLGYIIGLDKLMETLQKYYQDFKFKHPTPNDFIRTAEKVSGLQLGWYLNEFMQTTHTIDYTIQSVSAEGTGTKIVLERKGEMPMPIDLYILYNDQTQESIYIPQRLQFGEKENPYPHIPRTVKPSWAWAYPTYEIYIEKPYSSINAIAIDPSELMADVNRENNIYSTQD
- a CDS encoding S41 family peptidase, with the protein product MKKKLIIGFTAITLLLTTVAYRSDFFEIAKQIEIFTTLFKELNMNYVDETNPAALMDSAIKSMLNDLDPYTVYLNEQDVEAYKINQRGEYSGIGALVRSYPDKILIVEPYKGYPADKAGLKAGDQIIKIGDITIADVKEDADELLKGASNTTIEIVYLRQKKQYTTIITRSEVEVDAVPFYGKIDDKTGYIVLTRFNNKAYKQTKAALEDLKSQGISRLILDLRNNPGGLLNEAIDITNLFIPKGEVIVTTKSKVKKFNQVYKTRNNPVDTQIPLAVLVNGRSASASEIVSGALQDLDRAIIVGARSFGKGLVQRPLKLTYGTQLKVTISRYYTPSGRCIQALDYRNRDEQGKAIQTTNIHQFKTKNGRAVYDGGGVFPDLEVANSKSSSFTNALNSSQVIFDFATDYYYRNSISSIDQYKLSESDFNDFKSFVSNSTFSYETPAEKLLKQAKSTEEASQWSESIQNDYKELLEHLQTDKLTALDTYKSELVADLNEEILKRYFYQEGLFTYNLTHDETVKAAAAILNNDAQYRNMLH
- the rnpA gene encoding ribonuclease P protein component produces the protein MNYRFPKKERLCSQKNIEQLFAEGKSVSKYPLKLIYLASSLPENVPIQVGVTVPKRTFKKAVIRNRIKRLLRESYRLHKPLYFNTLETPYAFMILYLGKEIPSFDEIHSRMAQLLEAFKNKEGL